In Citrobacter sp. RHB25-C09, the following proteins share a genomic window:
- the alkA gene encoding DNA-3-methyladenine glycosylase 2, with the protein MFTLSWQPPYDWSWMLGFLAARAVSGVETVEALRYTRSLAVGEHRGIIEVVPNPHAHTLQVTLSEGLLPVAQECLEKIERLFDLRCEPQHIAHALGDLGAARPGLRLPGSVDAFEQGVRAILGQLVSVAMAAKLTAKVAQRYGETLAESPGVICFPRPDQLVNADPQDLKALGMPLKRAEALIYLAQAALDGTLATSAPADVEQGMKTLQGFPGIGRWTANYFALRGWQAKDVFLPDDYLIKQRFPGMTPAQIRRYAERWKPWRSYALLHIWYTEGWQPSIDGEITGVEK; encoded by the coding sequence ATGTTTACCCTGAGCTGGCAGCCGCCGTATGACTGGTCCTGGATGTTGGGTTTCCTTGCCGCGCGTGCGGTGAGCGGCGTAGAAACGGTAGAGGCATTACGTTACACGCGAAGCCTGGCAGTGGGAGAGCATCGGGGAATTATTGAGGTCGTGCCGAATCCACACGCCCATACGCTTCAGGTGACGTTGAGTGAGGGACTGCTCCCCGTTGCGCAGGAGTGCCTGGAAAAAATCGAGCGTCTGTTTGACCTGCGATGTGAACCGCAACATATAGCGCATGCGCTGGGTGATTTAGGCGCGGCGCGTCCGGGCCTGCGACTGCCGGGGTCAGTTGATGCTTTCGAACAAGGGGTGCGGGCAATTCTCGGGCAACTGGTCAGCGTGGCGATGGCGGCGAAGTTAACGGCGAAAGTGGCCCAGCGGTACGGGGAGACCTTAGCCGAATCGCCTGGGGTAATTTGCTTCCCGCGGCCCGATCAACTGGTGAATGCCGACCCGCAGGACCTGAAGGCATTAGGTATGCCGCTCAAGCGCGCAGAAGCTCTGATCTACCTCGCGCAAGCGGCGCTGGATGGGACGTTAGCAACCTCTGCGCCAGCCGATGTGGAACAGGGCATGAAAACGTTGCAGGGTTTTCCTGGGATTGGACGCTGGACGGCGAACTATTTCGCCCTGCGAGGCTGGCAGGCTAAAGATGTCTTTTTACCCGATGATTATCTGATCAAACAGCGCTTTCCGGGCATGACGCCTGCGCAGATACGTCGCTATGCGGAGCGCTGGAAACCCTGGCGCTCCTATGCTCTGTTACATATCTGGTATACCGAAGGATGGCAACCGTCAATTGATGGCGAAATAACTGGTGTTGAGAAGTAA
- the yegD gene encoding molecular chaperone codes for MFIGFDYGTANCSVAIMRDGKPQLLKMENNSSLLPSMLCAPTREAVSEWLYRHHDVPTPDDETQALLRRAVRFNRDEDIEVTPSSVQFGVNSLAHYIDDPEEVYFVKSPKSFLGANGLKPQQVALFEDLVCAMMLHIRQQAESQLPEPITQAVIGRPINFQGLGGDEANRQAQGILERAAKRAGFREVVFQYEPVAAGLDYEATLQEEKRVLVVDIGGGTTDCSLLLMGPQWHHRADRESSLLGHSGCRVGGNDLDIALAFKNLMPLLGMGGETEKGIALPVLPWWNAVAINDVPAQSDFYSSANGRLLDTLVRDAREPEQVAFLRKVWQQRLSYRLVRSAEECKIALSDQPEIRATLPFISDELATAISQQGLEAALDQPLTRILEQVQLALDNAQVKPDVIYLTGGSARSPLIKKALAAQLPGIPIAGGDDFGSVTAGLARWADVLFR; via the coding sequence GTGTTTATTGGATTTGATTACGGTACCGCAAACTGCTCGGTCGCGATCATGCGTGACGGCAAACCGCAGTTGCTGAAAATGGAGAATAACAGCTCGCTGTTGCCATCCATGCTCTGCGCGCCCACGCGTGAAGCCGTTAGCGAATGGCTGTACCGCCATCATGACGTTCCGACACCCGACGACGAAACGCAGGCGCTGCTGCGACGCGCAGTCCGTTTTAATCGTGATGAAGATATCGAGGTCACGCCCTCCAGCGTACAGTTTGGCGTCAATTCACTCGCCCACTATATTGATGACCCGGAAGAGGTCTACTTTGTTAAATCACCGAAATCCTTCCTGGGTGCTAACGGACTGAAGCCACAGCAGGTCGCGTTATTCGAAGATCTCGTCTGCGCCATGATGCTGCATATCCGCCAACAGGCGGAAAGCCAACTGCCGGAGCCGATCACCCAGGCCGTTATTGGCCGCCCTATCAACTTCCAGGGTTTGGGTGGCGATGAGGCTAACCGCCAGGCACAGGGGATCCTGGAACGCGCGGCGAAACGCGCCGGATTCCGGGAAGTGGTTTTCCAGTATGAGCCTGTCGCTGCGGGCCTGGACTATGAAGCCACATTGCAGGAAGAGAAACGCGTACTGGTTGTGGATATCGGCGGCGGGACGACTGACTGCTCTTTACTGCTGATGGGGCCGCAGTGGCATCATCGCGCAGACCGTGAATCCAGCCTGCTCGGGCACAGCGGCTGCCGCGTGGGCGGTAACGATCTGGATATCGCCCTGGCGTTTAAAAACCTGATGCCGCTGCTCGGTATGGGCGGTGAAACCGAGAAAGGCATTGCCCTGCCGGTACTGCCGTGGTGGAACGCCGTTGCCATCAATGACGTTCCCGCCCAGAGCGATTTCTACAGCAGCGCGAATGGTCGTCTGCTGGATACCCTGGTGCGCGATGCCCGCGAACCTGAACAGGTGGCTTTCCTGCGTAAAGTCTGGCAGCAGCGTCTTAGCTATCGCCTGGTACGCAGCGCGGAAGAGTGCAAAATCGCCCTTTCCGATCAACCGGAAATCCGTGCCACGCTGCCGTTTATTAGCGACGAGCTGGCGACAGCCATTAGTCAGCAAGGTCTGGAAGCCGCGCTGGACCAGCCGTTAACGCGTATTCTGGAGCAGGTACAACTGGCGCTGGATAACGCCCAGGTGAAGCCCGATGTGATTTACCTCACCGGCGGCAGCGCACGTTCTCCACTCATCAAAAAGGCGCTGGCAGCGCAGCTTCCTGGCATTCCCATTGCCGGAGGAGATGACTTCGGATCCGTGACCGCCGGACTGGCGCGTTGGGCTGACGTACTATTCCGCTAA
- a CDS encoding type I toxin-antitoxin system Ibs family toxin, with translation MMKSVIILVILLVISLPAY, from the coding sequence ATGATGAAGTCGGTCATCATCCTGGTGATACTCTTAGTCATAAGCTTGCCGGCTTACTAA